The following DNA comes from Mesorhizobium sp. B2-1-8.
TCTATGTCCCGCCGCAGATCGCGCCGCGCACCAGCTACCAGCCGAAAGTCCAGGGCGACCTGGAGAAGATCAAGGCCGCGGTCGAACTGATGGCTACCGCCAGGAAGCCGGTCATCTATTCGGGCGGCGGCGTCATCAATTCCGGCCCGGAAGCGAGCCATCTCCTGCGCGAACTGGTGGATCTCACCGGTTTCCCGATCACCTCGACGCTGATGGGTCTCGGCGCCTATCCGGCCTCGGGCAAGAACTGGTTGGGCATGCTGGGCATGCACGGCACCTACGAAGCCAACATGGCCATGCATGATTGCGACGTGATGATCTGCATCGGCGCGCGTTTCGATGACCGCATCACCGGCAGGCTGAATGCGTTTTCGCCGAACTCGCGAAAAATCCATATCGATATCGATGCGTCCTCGATCAACAAGAACGTCCACACCGAAGTGCCTATCATCGGCGATGTCGGCCGGGTGCTGGAAGACATGGTGCGGCTGTGGCGGGCAACCGCCAAGACCGACAAGAAGGCGCTCTATCCCTGGTGGGAGCAGATCGCCAAATGGCGCGCGCGCGATTCACTCGCCTTCAAGATGAACAACGACGTGATCATGCCGCAATACGCCATCCAGCGGCTCTATGAACTGACCAAGACCATGGACACCTACATCACCACCGAGGTCGGTCAGCACCAGATGTGGGCGGCGCAGCACTATCATTTCGAGAAGCCGAACCGCTGGATGACATCGGGAGGCCTGGGCACGATGGGCTACGGCCTGCCGGCCGCGCTCGGCGTGCAGATCGCGCATCCCGATGCACTGGTCGTCGACATCGCCGGCGACGCCTCGGTGCAGATGACCATGCAGGAGATGAGCGCGGCGGTGCAGCACGATGCACCGATCAAGATCTTCATCCTCAACAACCAGTATATGGGCATGGTGCGGCAGTGGCAGCAGCTGCTGCACGGCAATCGTCTGTCGCATTCCTACACCGAGGCGATGCCGGACTTCGTCAAGCTGGCCGAGGCCTATGGCGGTCACGGCATTCGCTGCGACAAGCCCGACGAACTGGACGACGCGATCAAGGAGATGATCTCGGTCAGGAAGCCGGTGCTGTTCGACTGCCGCGTGGCAACGCTCGCCAACTGCTTCCCGATGATCCCTTCGGGCAAGGCGCATAACGAGATGCTGTTGCCCGACGAGGCGACCGACGAGGCGGTTGCCAATGCCGTCGACGCCAAGGGCAGGGAACTGGTGTAGACGACGAGCCGAGGCAGGGCTTGTCAAAAGAAGCCGTGCGAAAACAGATAATTAGGTCCAGAATTTGAGATTCATGTCATGAACGCACAGCACCTTCAACCCACCGGGTCCGCCTACTTC
Coding sequences within:
- a CDS encoding acetolactate synthase 3 large subunit, which encodes MTGAEMVVQALKDNGVKHVFGYPGGAVLPIYDEIFQQDEVEHILVRHEQGAGHAAEGYARSTGKAGVMLVTSGPGATNAVTPLQDALMDSIPLVCLTGQVPTSLIGSDAFQECDTVGITRPCTKHNWLVKDVNELAATIHEAFHVATTGRPGPVVVDIPKDVQFAKGFYVPPQIAPRTSYQPKVQGDLEKIKAAVELMATARKPVIYSGGGVINSGPEASHLLRELVDLTGFPITSTLMGLGAYPASGKNWLGMLGMHGTYEANMAMHDCDVMICIGARFDDRITGRLNAFSPNSRKIHIDIDASSINKNVHTEVPIIGDVGRVLEDMVRLWRATAKTDKKALYPWWEQIAKWRARDSLAFKMNNDVIMPQYAIQRLYELTKTMDTYITTEVGQHQMWAAQHYHFEKPNRWMTSGGLGTMGYGLPAALGVQIAHPDALVVDIAGDASVQMTMQEMSAAVQHDAPIKIFILNNQYMGMVRQWQQLLHGNRLSHSYTEAMPDFVKLAEAYGGHGIRCDKPDELDDAIKEMISVRKPVLFDCRVATLANCFPMIPSGKAHNEMLLPDEATDEAVANAVDAKGRELV